The Cloeon dipterum chromosome 3, ieCloDipt1.1, whole genome shotgun sequence genome includes a region encoding these proteins:
- the Nc73EF gene encoding 2-oxoglutarate dehydrogenase complex component E1 isoform X3, whose translation MHRARTVINNLVPLAPLVPKIAPKRFASWLAAAPNKIILNSPPKRWYIAPVSSEPFLNGSSGSYVEEMYNSWLADPKSVHASWDVFFRNSSSGAGPGQAYQPPPSLALPGRNEAPLSSLAPFLGGSSALGGQVDEKIIDDHLAVQAIIRSYQARGHHVAAVDPLGLKYADLHAVFSDRKGAPPELVVRNYMTKGSSLEERDMDRVFKLPSTTYIGGKDKALPLKEILRRLETAYCRHIGVEFMFINSLEQCNWIRQKFETPGIMEMDSEQKRLILARLTRATGFEAFLARKWSSEKRFGLEGCEILIPAMKQLIDKSTELGVESIVMGMPHRGRLNVLANVCRKPLEQIFTQFAGLEAADDGSGDVKYHLGTYIERLNRVTNKNIRLAVVANPSHLEACDPIVQGKTRAEQFYRGDGEGKKVMSMLLHGDAAFCGQGIVFETFHLSDLPDYTTHGTIHIVANNQIGFTTDPRHSRSSPYCTDVARVVNAPIFHVNGDDPESVIHVCNVAAEWRATFHKDCVIDIVSYRRNGHNEIDEPMFTQPLMYRKIRNTKPGLQLYAEKLIKEGTVTPEEVKDVADKYEKICEEAYTNARKETHIKYKDWLDSPWSGFFEGKDPLKVSLTGIKEDTLVHIGKRFSSPPPNAAEFVIHRGLERILKARMEMVEARIADWAMAESFAFGSLLKEGIHVRLSGQDVERGTFSHRHHVLHHQLVDKATYRPLCFLYPDQAPYTVSNSSLSEFGVLGFELGYSMTNPNALVCWEAQFGDFNNTAQCIIDQFISSGQAKWVRQSGLVMLLPHGLEGMGPEHSSARLERFLQMSSDDPDYFPPESEEFAVRQLHDINWIVANCSTPANYFHVLRRQIALPFRKPLVIMTPKSLLRHPEAKSSFDEMVEGSEFLRVIPETGVASQNPSSVKKVVFCTGKVFYDIKKARGARELDNDIAIARVEQISPFPFDLVKRECAKYPNAQLTWVQEEHKNQGAWSYVQPRFNTALNNTRVVTGRASGTESGIFSSLVGVFSRSAKEEASQHTARGEQPNVKRLIRYAGRPTAASPATGSKNQHLKEHAQLLDDALAL comes from the exons ATGCACCGTGCAAGGACAGTTATCAACAACCTGGTGCCCCTGGCCCCCCTTGTGCCCAAAATTGCCCCCAAGAGGTTCGCCTCGTGGCTCGCGGCTGCTCCCAACAAGATCATCCTCAACTCGCCGCCAAAACGATGGTACATTGCTCCTGTCTCCTCGGAACCTTTCCTCAACGGAAGCTCCGGAAGTTACGTCGAGGAGATGTACAACTCCTGGCTGGCCGACCCCAAGAGCGTCCATGCG TCCTGGGATGTCTTCTTCCGAAACTCATCGTCGGGCGCTGGACCTGGTCAGGCGTACCAGCCACCACCTTCGCTAGCACTGCCAGGTCGAAACGAAGCTCCCCTGTCTTCCTTGGCGCCCTTCTTGGGCGGCTCATCGGCCCTTGGAGGTCAGGTGGATGAGAAAATTATCGACGACCACTTGGCCGTTCAGGCCATCATCCGATCGTACCAG GCCCGGGGGCACCACGTAGCAGCTGTGGACCCTCTTGGCTTAAAATACGCTGACCTGCATGCTGTCTTCAGCGACCGAAAAGGCGCACCCCCCGAGCTTGTAGTCCGAAACTACATGACTAAAGGGTCATCATTGG AGGAGAGAGACATGGACCGCGTCTTCAAACTTCCATCCACGACGTATATTGGCGGTAAGGATAAGGCCCTCCCTCTGAAGGAGATCCTTCGGCGCCTCGAAACCGCTTACTGCCGGCATATCGGTGTTGAGTTCATGTTCATTAATTCGCTGGAGCAATGTAACTGGATCAGGCAGAAATTCGAAACTCCGGGTATCATGGAGATGGACAGTGAACAGAAACGTCTCATCCTGGCTCGTCTCACCAGAGCCACTGG TTTTGAGGCATTCTTGGCTCGCAAGTGGTCGTCGGAAAAGCGATTCGGTCTCGAAGGTTGTGAGATATTGATCCCTGCCATGAAGCAGCTCATCGACAAGTCCACCGAGCTGGGCGTCGAGTCGATTGTGATGGGAATGCCACACAGAGGCCGCCTCAATGTTTTGGCCAACGTCTGCCGCAAACCTCTGGAGCAGATCTTCACCCAGTTCGCTGGTCTTGAAGCCGCTGATGAT GGATCTGGTGACGTGAAGTACCACTTGGGCACCTACATCGAGCGTCTGAACAGAGTTACCAACAAGAACATCCGACTGGCTGTGGTCGCCAATCCGTCCCACTTGGAGGCCTGCGATCCCATCGTGCAGGGCAAGACTCGCGCCGAACAGTTCTACCGAGGTGATGGCGAAGGCAAGAAAGTCATGTCGATGCTTCTGCACGGTGACGCCGCCTTCTGCGGCCAGGGCATCGTGTTTGAGACCTTCCACTTGTCTGACCTGCCCGACTATACCACCCATGGAACCATCCACATTGTGGCCAACAACCAGATTGGCTTCACCACCGATCCCAGGCACTCCCGCTCTTCTCCGTACTGCACAG ACGTGGCTAGAGTTGTCAACGCTCCGATCTTCCACGTCAACGGCGACGACCCTGAGTCTGTGATCCATGTCTGTAATGTAGCTGCCGAGTGGCGTGCAACCTTCCACAAGGATTGTGTCATTGACATT GTGTCATACAGACGTAATGGCCACAACGAAATCGACGAGCCGATGTTCACGCAGCCGTTGATGTACCGTAAAATCCGCAACACCAAGCCTGGCCTGCAACTTTACGCTGAAAAGCTCATTAAGGAGGGCACTGTCACCCCTGAGGAGGTCAAGGATGTCGCTGACAAGTATGAAAAGATCTGCGAGGAGGCGTACACCAACGCCCGTAAGGAGACGCACATTAAGTACAAGGACTGGCTTGACTCTCCCTGGTCCGGCTTCTTTGAGGGCAAGGACCCTCTTAAGGTGTCCCTCACTGGCATCAAGGAAGACACCCTGGTGCACATTGGAAAACGGTTCTCCTCTCCTCCTCCCAACGCTGCCGAGTTCGTCATCCACAGGGGTCTCGAGCGAATCCTCAAGGCCCGCATGGAGATGGTCGAAGCCCGCATTGCAGATTGGGCCATGGCTGAAAGCTTTGCTTTCGGATCTCTCCTCAAGGAGGGCATCCATGTCCGTCTCAGTGGACAGGATGTGGAGCGCGGTACATTCAG ccacCGTCACCATGTGCTGCATCACCAGCTCGTTGACAAGGCGACCTACCGGCCACTCTGCTTCCTCTACCCTGACCAGGCTCCGTACACCGTGAGCAATAGCTCACTCTCCGAGTTTGGAGTGCTTG GATTCGAGCTTGGCTACTCAATGACGAACCCCAACGCTCTTGTTTGCTGGGAGGCGCAGTTCGGTGACTTCAACAACACGGCTCAGTGCATCATTGACCAGTTCATCTCCTCTGGCCAGGCCAAGTGGGTTCGCCAGTCTGGTTTAGTCATGCTCCTTCCCCACGGCCTTGAGGGAATG GGACCAGAGCACTCGAGCGCCCGTCTGGAGCGCTTCCTGCAGATGTCGTCCGACGACCCTGACTACTTCCCTCCAGAGAGCGAGGAGTTCGCAGTTCGCCAGCTGCATGACATCAACTGGATCGTGGCTAACTGCTCCACCCCTGCCAACTATTTCCACGTTCTGAGGCGGCAGATTGCCTTGCCCTTCCGCAAGCCGCTCGTCATCATGACACCCAAATCGCTGCTTCGCCACCCTGAGGCCAAGTCCAGCTTTGACGAAATGGTGGAAGGCTCTGAATTCCTGAG agTGATTCCTGAGACTGGAGTGGCTAGTCAAAACCCATCATCTGTCAAGAAGGTGGTGTTCTGCACAGGAAAGGTCTTCTACGACATCAAGAAAGCCCGTGGCGCCCGGGAACTTGACAATGACATCGCCATCGCCAGGGTTGAacag ATTTCTCCATTCCCATTTGACCTTGTGAAGCGGGAGTGTGCCAAATACCCGAACGCTCAGCTAACCTGGGTCCAGGAGGAGCACAAGAACCAAGGAGCTTGGTCGTACGTCCAGCCCAGGTTCAACACTGCTCTGAACAACACGCGTGTCGTGAC CGGCAGAGCAAGTGGAACCGAATCTGGAATCTTTAGCTCTTTAGTCGGTGTGTTTAGCAGAAGTGCTAAAGAGGAAGCGTCGCAGCACACTGCTCGCGGCGAGCAACCTAATGTTAAAAGACTGATTAG ATACGCAGGAAGGCCGACCGCTGCTTCACCCGCCACTGGCAGCAAGAACCAGCATCTGAAGGAGCACGCTCAACTTCTCGACGATGCCCTGGCCTTGTAA
- the Nc73EF gene encoding 2-oxoglutarate dehydrogenase complex component E1 isoform X4, which translates to MHRARTVINNLVPLAPLVPKIAPKRFASWLAAAPNKIILNSPPKRWYIAPVSSEPFLNGSSGSYVEEMYNSWLADPKSVHASWDVFFRNSSSGAGPGQAYQPPPSLALPGRNEAPLSSLAPFLGGSSALGGQVDEKIIDDHLAVQAIIRSYQIRGHHIAKLDPLGISSADLDDRIPPELLYNHYSFEERDMDRVFKLPSTTYIGGKDKALPLKEILRRLETAYCRHIGVEFMFINSLEQCNWIRQKFETPGIMEMDSEQKRLILARLTRATGFEAFLARKWSSEKRFGLEGCEILIPAMKQLIDKSTELGVESIVMGMPHRGRLNVLANVCRKPLEQIFTQFAGLEAADDGSGDVKYHLGTYIERLNRVTNKNIRLAVVANPSHLEACDPIVQGKTRAEQFYRGDGEGKKVMSMLLHGDAAFCGQGIVFETFHLSDLPDYTTHGTIHIVANNQIGFTTDPRHSRSSPYCTDVARVVNAPIFHVNGDDPESVIHVCNVAAEWRATFHKDCVIDIVSYRRNGHNEIDEPMFTQPLMYRKIRNTKPGLQLYAEKLIKEGTVTPEEVKDVADKYEKICEEAYTNARKETHIKYKDWLDSPWSGFFEGKDPLKVSLTGIKEDTLVHIGKRFSSPPPNAAEFVIHRGLERILKARMEMVEARIADWAMAESFAFGSLLKEGIHVRLSGQDVERGTFSHRHHVLHHQLVDKATYRPLCFLYPDQAPYTVSNSSLSEFGVLGFELGYSMTNPNALVCWEAQFGDFNNTAQCIIDQFISSGQAKWVRQSGLVMLLPHGLEGMGPEHSSARLERFLQMSSDDPDYFPPESEEFAVRQLHDINWIVANCSTPANYFHVLRRQIALPFRKPLVIMTPKSLLRHPEAKSSFDEMVEGSEFLRVIPETGVASQNPSSVKKVVFCTGKVFYDIKKARGARELDNDIAIARVEQISPFPFDLVKRECAKYPNAQLTWVQEEHKNQGAWSYVQPRFNTALNNTRVVTGRASGTESGIFSSLVGVFSRSAKEEASQHTARGEQPNVKRLIRYAGRPTAASPATGSKNQHLKEHAQLLDDALAL; encoded by the exons ATGCACCGTGCAAGGACAGTTATCAACAACCTGGTGCCCCTGGCCCCCCTTGTGCCCAAAATTGCCCCCAAGAGGTTCGCCTCGTGGCTCGCGGCTGCTCCCAACAAGATCATCCTCAACTCGCCGCCAAAACGATGGTACATTGCTCCTGTCTCCTCGGAACCTTTCCTCAACGGAAGCTCCGGAAGTTACGTCGAGGAGATGTACAACTCCTGGCTGGCCGACCCCAAGAGCGTCCATGCG TCCTGGGATGTCTTCTTCCGAAACTCATCGTCGGGCGCTGGACCTGGTCAGGCGTACCAGCCACCACCTTCGCTAGCACTGCCAGGTCGAAACGAAGCTCCCCTGTCTTCCTTGGCGCCCTTCTTGGGCGGCTCATCGGCCCTTGGAGGTCAGGTGGATGAGAAAATTATCGACGACCACTTGGCCGTTCAGGCCATCATCCGATCGTACCAG ATTCGTGGTCATCATATCGCTAAACTTGATCCTTTGGGCATCTCCTCAGCGGATTTAGATGACAGAATTCCTCCAGAATTACTCTATAATCATTATTCCTTCG AGGAGAGAGACATGGACCGCGTCTTCAAACTTCCATCCACGACGTATATTGGCGGTAAGGATAAGGCCCTCCCTCTGAAGGAGATCCTTCGGCGCCTCGAAACCGCTTACTGCCGGCATATCGGTGTTGAGTTCATGTTCATTAATTCGCTGGAGCAATGTAACTGGATCAGGCAGAAATTCGAAACTCCGGGTATCATGGAGATGGACAGTGAACAGAAACGTCTCATCCTGGCTCGTCTCACCAGAGCCACTGG TTTTGAGGCATTCTTGGCTCGCAAGTGGTCGTCGGAAAAGCGATTCGGTCTCGAAGGTTGTGAGATATTGATCCCTGCCATGAAGCAGCTCATCGACAAGTCCACCGAGCTGGGCGTCGAGTCGATTGTGATGGGAATGCCACACAGAGGCCGCCTCAATGTTTTGGCCAACGTCTGCCGCAAACCTCTGGAGCAGATCTTCACCCAGTTCGCTGGTCTTGAAGCCGCTGATGAT GGATCTGGTGACGTGAAGTACCACTTGGGCACCTACATCGAGCGTCTGAACAGAGTTACCAACAAGAACATCCGACTGGCTGTGGTCGCCAATCCGTCCCACTTGGAGGCCTGCGATCCCATCGTGCAGGGCAAGACTCGCGCCGAACAGTTCTACCGAGGTGATGGCGAAGGCAAGAAAGTCATGTCGATGCTTCTGCACGGTGACGCCGCCTTCTGCGGCCAGGGCATCGTGTTTGAGACCTTCCACTTGTCTGACCTGCCCGACTATACCACCCATGGAACCATCCACATTGTGGCCAACAACCAGATTGGCTTCACCACCGATCCCAGGCACTCCCGCTCTTCTCCGTACTGCACAG ACGTGGCTAGAGTTGTCAACGCTCCGATCTTCCACGTCAACGGCGACGACCCTGAGTCTGTGATCCATGTCTGTAATGTAGCTGCCGAGTGGCGTGCAACCTTCCACAAGGATTGTGTCATTGACATT GTGTCATACAGACGTAATGGCCACAACGAAATCGACGAGCCGATGTTCACGCAGCCGTTGATGTACCGTAAAATCCGCAACACCAAGCCTGGCCTGCAACTTTACGCTGAAAAGCTCATTAAGGAGGGCACTGTCACCCCTGAGGAGGTCAAGGATGTCGCTGACAAGTATGAAAAGATCTGCGAGGAGGCGTACACCAACGCCCGTAAGGAGACGCACATTAAGTACAAGGACTGGCTTGACTCTCCCTGGTCCGGCTTCTTTGAGGGCAAGGACCCTCTTAAGGTGTCCCTCACTGGCATCAAGGAAGACACCCTGGTGCACATTGGAAAACGGTTCTCCTCTCCTCCTCCCAACGCTGCCGAGTTCGTCATCCACAGGGGTCTCGAGCGAATCCTCAAGGCCCGCATGGAGATGGTCGAAGCCCGCATTGCAGATTGGGCCATGGCTGAAAGCTTTGCTTTCGGATCTCTCCTCAAGGAGGGCATCCATGTCCGTCTCAGTGGACAGGATGTGGAGCGCGGTACATTCAG ccacCGTCACCATGTGCTGCATCACCAGCTCGTTGACAAGGCGACCTACCGGCCACTCTGCTTCCTCTACCCTGACCAGGCTCCGTACACCGTGAGCAATAGCTCACTCTCCGAGTTTGGAGTGCTTG GATTCGAGCTTGGCTACTCAATGACGAACCCCAACGCTCTTGTTTGCTGGGAGGCGCAGTTCGGTGACTTCAACAACACGGCTCAGTGCATCATTGACCAGTTCATCTCCTCTGGCCAGGCCAAGTGGGTTCGCCAGTCTGGTTTAGTCATGCTCCTTCCCCACGGCCTTGAGGGAATG GGACCAGAGCACTCGAGCGCCCGTCTGGAGCGCTTCCTGCAGATGTCGTCCGACGACCCTGACTACTTCCCTCCAGAGAGCGAGGAGTTCGCAGTTCGCCAGCTGCATGACATCAACTGGATCGTGGCTAACTGCTCCACCCCTGCCAACTATTTCCACGTTCTGAGGCGGCAGATTGCCTTGCCCTTCCGCAAGCCGCTCGTCATCATGACACCCAAATCGCTGCTTCGCCACCCTGAGGCCAAGTCCAGCTTTGACGAAATGGTGGAAGGCTCTGAATTCCTGAG agTGATTCCTGAGACTGGAGTGGCTAGTCAAAACCCATCATCTGTCAAGAAGGTGGTGTTCTGCACAGGAAAGGTCTTCTACGACATCAAGAAAGCCCGTGGCGCCCGGGAACTTGACAATGACATCGCCATCGCCAGGGTTGAacag ATTTCTCCATTCCCATTTGACCTTGTGAAGCGGGAGTGTGCCAAATACCCGAACGCTCAGCTAACCTGGGTCCAGGAGGAGCACAAGAACCAAGGAGCTTGGTCGTACGTCCAGCCCAGGTTCAACACTGCTCTGAACAACACGCGTGTCGTGAC CGGCAGAGCAAGTGGAACCGAATCTGGAATCTTTAGCTCTTTAGTCGGTGTGTTTAGCAGAAGTGCTAAAGAGGAAGCGTCGCAGCACACTGCTCGCGGCGAGCAACCTAATGTTAAAAGACTGATTAG ATACGCAGGAAGGCCGACCGCTGCTTCACCCGCCACTGGCAGCAAGAACCAGCATCTGAAGGAGCACGCTCAACTTCTCGACGATGCCCTGGCCTTGTAA
- the Nc73EF gene encoding 2-oxoglutarate dehydrogenase complex component E1 isoform X6 → MHRARTVINNLVPLAPLVPKIAPKRFASWLAAAPNKIILNSPPKRWYIAPVSSEPFLNGSSGSYVEEMYNSWLADPKSVHASWDVFFRNSSSGAGPGQAYQPPPSLALPGRNEAPLSSLAPFLGGSSALGGQVDEKIIDDHLAVQAIIRSYQIRGHHIAKLDPLGISSADLDDRIPPELLYNHYSFEKLPASTSYSDLERKVAALMSQERDMDRVFKLPSTTYIGGKDKALPLKEILRRLETAYCRHIGVEFMFINSLEQCNWIRQKFETPGIMEMDSEQKRLILARLTRATGFEAFLARKWSSEKRFGLEGCEILIPAMKQLIDKSTELGVESIVMGMPHRGRLNVLANVCRKPLEQIFTQFAGLEAADDGSGDVKYHLGTYIERLNRVTNKNIRLAVVANPSHLEACDPIVQGKTRAEQFYRGDGEGKKVMSMLLHGDAAFCGQGIVFETFHLSDLPDYTTHGTIHIVANNQIGFTTDPRHSRSSPYCTDVARVVNAPIFHVNGDDPESVIHVCNVAAEWRATFHKDCVIDIVSYRRNGHNEIDEPMFTQPLMYRKIRNTKPGLQLYAEKLIKEGTVTPEEVKDVADKYEKICEEAYTNARKETHIKYKDWLDSPWSGFFEGKDPLKVSLTGIKEDTLVHIGKRFSSPPPNAAEFVIHRGLERILKARMEMVEARIADWAMAESFAFGSLLKEGIHVRLSGQDVERGTFSHRHHVLHHQLVDKATYRPLCFLYPDQAPYTVSNSSLSEFGVLGFELGYSMTNPNALVCWEAQFGDFNNTAQCIIDQFISSGQAKWVRQSGLVMLLPHGLEGMGPEHSSARLERFLQMSSDDPDYFPPESEEFAVRQLHDINWIVANCSTPANYFHVLRRQIALPFRKPLVIMTPKSLLRHPEAKSSFDEMVEGSEFLRVIPETGVASQNPSSVKKVVFCTGKVFYDIKKARGARELDNDIAIARVEQISPFPFDLVKRECAKYPNAQLTWVQEEHKNQGAWSYVQPRFNTALNNTRVVTYAGRPTAASPATGSKNQHLKEHAQLLDDALAL, encoded by the exons ATGCACCGTGCAAGGACAGTTATCAACAACCTGGTGCCCCTGGCCCCCCTTGTGCCCAAAATTGCCCCCAAGAGGTTCGCCTCGTGGCTCGCGGCTGCTCCCAACAAGATCATCCTCAACTCGCCGCCAAAACGATGGTACATTGCTCCTGTCTCCTCGGAACCTTTCCTCAACGGAAGCTCCGGAAGTTACGTCGAGGAGATGTACAACTCCTGGCTGGCCGACCCCAAGAGCGTCCATGCG TCCTGGGATGTCTTCTTCCGAAACTCATCGTCGGGCGCTGGACCTGGTCAGGCGTACCAGCCACCACCTTCGCTAGCACTGCCAGGTCGAAACGAAGCTCCCCTGTCTTCCTTGGCGCCCTTCTTGGGCGGCTCATCGGCCCTTGGAGGTCAGGTGGATGAGAAAATTATCGACGACCACTTGGCCGTTCAGGCCATCATCCGATCGTACCAG ATTCGTGGTCATCATATCGCTAAACTTGATCCTTTGGGCATCTCCTCAGCGGATTTAGATGACAGAATTCCTCCAGAATTACTCTATAATCATTATTCCTTCG aAAAGCTACCCGCCAGCACAAGTTATTCAGACCTGGAAAGGAAAGTTGCAGCTCTTATGTCGC AGGAGAGAGACATGGACCGCGTCTTCAAACTTCCATCCACGACGTATATTGGCGGTAAGGATAAGGCCCTCCCTCTGAAGGAGATCCTTCGGCGCCTCGAAACCGCTTACTGCCGGCATATCGGTGTTGAGTTCATGTTCATTAATTCGCTGGAGCAATGTAACTGGATCAGGCAGAAATTCGAAACTCCGGGTATCATGGAGATGGACAGTGAACAGAAACGTCTCATCCTGGCTCGTCTCACCAGAGCCACTGG TTTTGAGGCATTCTTGGCTCGCAAGTGGTCGTCGGAAAAGCGATTCGGTCTCGAAGGTTGTGAGATATTGATCCCTGCCATGAAGCAGCTCATCGACAAGTCCACCGAGCTGGGCGTCGAGTCGATTGTGATGGGAATGCCACACAGAGGCCGCCTCAATGTTTTGGCCAACGTCTGCCGCAAACCTCTGGAGCAGATCTTCACCCAGTTCGCTGGTCTTGAAGCCGCTGATGAT GGATCTGGTGACGTGAAGTACCACTTGGGCACCTACATCGAGCGTCTGAACAGAGTTACCAACAAGAACATCCGACTGGCTGTGGTCGCCAATCCGTCCCACTTGGAGGCCTGCGATCCCATCGTGCAGGGCAAGACTCGCGCCGAACAGTTCTACCGAGGTGATGGCGAAGGCAAGAAAGTCATGTCGATGCTTCTGCACGGTGACGCCGCCTTCTGCGGCCAGGGCATCGTGTTTGAGACCTTCCACTTGTCTGACCTGCCCGACTATACCACCCATGGAACCATCCACATTGTGGCCAACAACCAGATTGGCTTCACCACCGATCCCAGGCACTCCCGCTCTTCTCCGTACTGCACAG ACGTGGCTAGAGTTGTCAACGCTCCGATCTTCCACGTCAACGGCGACGACCCTGAGTCTGTGATCCATGTCTGTAATGTAGCTGCCGAGTGGCGTGCAACCTTCCACAAGGATTGTGTCATTGACATT GTGTCATACAGACGTAATGGCCACAACGAAATCGACGAGCCGATGTTCACGCAGCCGTTGATGTACCGTAAAATCCGCAACACCAAGCCTGGCCTGCAACTTTACGCTGAAAAGCTCATTAAGGAGGGCACTGTCACCCCTGAGGAGGTCAAGGATGTCGCTGACAAGTATGAAAAGATCTGCGAGGAGGCGTACACCAACGCCCGTAAGGAGACGCACATTAAGTACAAGGACTGGCTTGACTCTCCCTGGTCCGGCTTCTTTGAGGGCAAGGACCCTCTTAAGGTGTCCCTCACTGGCATCAAGGAAGACACCCTGGTGCACATTGGAAAACGGTTCTCCTCTCCTCCTCCCAACGCTGCCGAGTTCGTCATCCACAGGGGTCTCGAGCGAATCCTCAAGGCCCGCATGGAGATGGTCGAAGCCCGCATTGCAGATTGGGCCATGGCTGAAAGCTTTGCTTTCGGATCTCTCCTCAAGGAGGGCATCCATGTCCGTCTCAGTGGACAGGATGTGGAGCGCGGTACATTCAG ccacCGTCACCATGTGCTGCATCACCAGCTCGTTGACAAGGCGACCTACCGGCCACTCTGCTTCCTCTACCCTGACCAGGCTCCGTACACCGTGAGCAATAGCTCACTCTCCGAGTTTGGAGTGCTTG GATTCGAGCTTGGCTACTCAATGACGAACCCCAACGCTCTTGTTTGCTGGGAGGCGCAGTTCGGTGACTTCAACAACACGGCTCAGTGCATCATTGACCAGTTCATCTCCTCTGGCCAGGCCAAGTGGGTTCGCCAGTCTGGTTTAGTCATGCTCCTTCCCCACGGCCTTGAGGGAATG GGACCAGAGCACTCGAGCGCCCGTCTGGAGCGCTTCCTGCAGATGTCGTCCGACGACCCTGACTACTTCCCTCCAGAGAGCGAGGAGTTCGCAGTTCGCCAGCTGCATGACATCAACTGGATCGTGGCTAACTGCTCCACCCCTGCCAACTATTTCCACGTTCTGAGGCGGCAGATTGCCTTGCCCTTCCGCAAGCCGCTCGTCATCATGACACCCAAATCGCTGCTTCGCCACCCTGAGGCCAAGTCCAGCTTTGACGAAATGGTGGAAGGCTCTGAATTCCTGAG agTGATTCCTGAGACTGGAGTGGCTAGTCAAAACCCATCATCTGTCAAGAAGGTGGTGTTCTGCACAGGAAAGGTCTTCTACGACATCAAGAAAGCCCGTGGCGCCCGGGAACTTGACAATGACATCGCCATCGCCAGGGTTGAacag ATTTCTCCATTCCCATTTGACCTTGTGAAGCGGGAGTGTGCCAAATACCCGAACGCTCAGCTAACCTGGGTCCAGGAGGAGCACAAGAACCAAGGAGCTTGGTCGTACGTCCAGCCCAGGTTCAACACTGCTCTGAACAACACGCGTGTCGTGAC ATACGCAGGAAGGCCGACCGCTGCTTCACCCGCCACTGGCAGCAAGAACCAGCATCTGAAGGAGCACGCTCAACTTCTCGACGATGCCCTGGCCTTGTAA